One genomic segment of Catalinimonas alkaloidigena includes these proteins:
- a CDS encoding DUF1573 domain-containing protein encodes MKRKLSFIACLIFLSPFAWAQDEKPSIKFENTSHDFGAIREEGGPVAHEFSFTNTGKSPLIISNVRPSCGCTTPTWSKDPIPPGESGTIVAQYNPMNRPGTFRKSITVTSNAETSNAVLYIQGIVQPKPKTPEDDFPTQLGRLRVKYRSFNMGKVLTKEPVTKSFEVFNDSEESVIFSANSDTPDYITIDVAPKELLPNQKGSINLTYDAQARKSLGFASDRIRIFTNEAEDSVKEFTVMATIEEYFPPMTEEELRQAPRLTLEKTSHDFGSIQEGELVRANFTFTNTGKSPLNIRETRANCGCTVSAPEKDTLAPGESSKITVTFNSNGRRGRQQKMVTIFSNDPKSPTQQITINGRVTS; translated from the coding sequence ATGAAAAGAAAGTTGTCGTTTATCGCTTGTTTGATTTTTCTGTCACCCTTTGCCTGGGCCCAGGATGAGAAGCCTTCTATCAAATTTGAAAACACCAGCCATGATTTTGGTGCCATACGGGAAGAAGGAGGTCCGGTAGCTCATGAATTCTCATTCACCAATACCGGTAAGTCGCCGCTTATCATCAGCAATGTGCGTCCCTCTTGCGGATGTACTACGCCTACCTGGTCCAAAGACCCTATTCCTCCCGGAGAGAGCGGCACCATAGTAGCACAATACAATCCCATGAACCGTCCGGGAACTTTCAGAAAATCCATTACTGTCACCTCCAATGCTGAAACCAGCAATGCAGTATTGTACATTCAGGGTATTGTACAGCCTAAGCCCAAAACTCCTGAGGATGATTTTCCTACTCAGCTTGGCCGTTTAAGGGTAAAATACCGTTCGTTCAATATGGGTAAAGTGCTGACCAAAGAGCCAGTGACCAAGTCATTTGAGGTTTTTAACGACAGTGAGGAAAGTGTAATCTTCAGTGCAAACTCAGATACTCCAGACTATATCACTATAGATGTAGCGCCTAAAGAATTATTACCCAATCAGAAGGGAAGCATCAATCTAACTTATGACGCTCAAGCGCGCAAAAGTTTGGGCTTTGCCTCTGACCGTATTCGTATTTTTACCAACGAAGCTGAAGATAGTGTAAAAGAATTTACTGTTATGGCTACCATTGAAGAGTACTTCCCGCCTATGACTGAGGAAGAACTCAGGCAGGCGCCCCGGCTTACTTTAGAAAAAACCAGCCATGACTTTGGCAGCATACAGGAAGGAGAATTGGTAAGAGCTAACTTTACATTTACCAATACCGGAAAAAGCCCTTTAAACATTCGTGAAACCAGGGCCAACTGCGGTTGTACAGTTTCAGCACCGGAAAAAGACACACTGGCTCCCGGGGAAAGCAGCAAGATTACGGTTACTTTTAATTCTAACGGAAGAAGAGGCAGACAGCAAAAAATGGTAACTATCTTTTCTAATGACCCTAAATCTCCTACTCAGCAAATTACAATTAATGGAAGAGTAACTAGCTAA
- the trpS gene encoding tryptophan--tRNA ligase, translated as MSRILTGIQSTGRPHLGNILGAIVPAITLSNQENNESLFFIADLHSLTTIKDAETRRHNTDAVAAAWLAFGFDTDKNIFYRQSRIPEVCEMTWYLNCFTPYPMLANAHSFKDKSDRLADVNAGLFTYPVLMTSDIIMYDADFVPVGKDQQQHLEMARDIANTFNKQYGETFVLPEAKIDESRMTIPGTDGQKMSKSYGNTIDIFLPDKKLRKQVMSIVTDSTPLEEPKNPDGDTVFALYSLLASDEQVAEMRKKYEGGNYGYGHAKQELYELILEKYGEERKAFNYYMKNLPELHAKLEKGEAKAREIARKVLGKVKEKLGY; from the coding sequence ATGTCAAGAATATTAACAGGAATACAAAGTACAGGCAGGCCGCACCTGGGAAATATATTGGGCGCTATTGTTCCGGCTATTACCCTTTCTAACCAAGAAAATAATGAGTCGTTATTTTTTATCGCTGACCTTCATTCTCTGACCACAATCAAAGATGCTGAAACCAGGAGACATAATACGGATGCAGTAGCTGCTGCCTGGTTAGCTTTTGGCTTTGACACTGATAAAAACATTTTCTATAGACAGTCGCGTATTCCTGAGGTGTGCGAAATGACCTGGTATCTCAACTGCTTTACGCCTTATCCGATGCTGGCAAATGCGCATTCTTTTAAAGATAAGTCAGACAGGCTGGCTGATGTCAATGCAGGCCTGTTTACCTATCCTGTACTGATGACTTCAGACATCATCATGTACGATGCGGATTTTGTGCCGGTAGGCAAAGATCAGCAGCAACATCTGGAAATGGCCCGTGATATTGCCAACACTTTTAACAAACAGTACGGAGAGACCTTCGTGCTGCCGGAAGCTAAAATTGATGAAAGCCGTATGACGATTCCCGGTACGGATGGCCAAAAGATGAGTAAGTCTTATGGCAATACCATTGATATATTTTTGCCGGATAAAAAACTGCGAAAGCAGGTAATGAGTATTGTGACAGATAGTACCCCTTTGGAAGAACCTAAGAACCCGGATGGTGATACAGTATTTGCGCTATACAGCTTATTGGCTTCTGATGAGCAGGTTGCGGAAATGCGCAAGAAGTATGAAGGCGGTAACTACGGCTACGGTCATGCCAAGCAGGAACTGTACGAACTAATCTTAGAAAAGTACGGGGAAGAGCGTAAGGCCTTTAACTACTATATGAAGAACCTGCCGGAACTGCACGCCAAGCTTGAAAAAGGAGAAGCGAAAGCTCGAGAAATTGCCCGTAAGGTTTTAGGAAAAGTGAAAGAGAAATTAGGATACTGA
- a CDS encoding M1 family metallopeptidase — protein MRYISAMLTLLLGFSTAWAQERQEHKGKFEQLGTTLPTPNEYRTASGAPGYKYWQQQADYDIEVELNDDKQSVRGAERITYYNNSPEPLTYLWLQLDQNMRAQDSNTPITEQSSIRDSLPARMFQKYVMYEDNFDGGFDIKSVTDDNGKPLEHIINKTMMKVDLPQPLNPGENFSFHVDWSYNINDRMMDGGRSGYEYFPEDDNYLYTIAQFYPRMARYDDVNGWQNKQFLGNGEFALSFGDFQVAITVPEDHIVAATGELQNAKNVLTSEQSKRLAQAKNEFEKPVMIVTEEEARENEQTKATGKKTWVFKADRVRDFAFASSRKFIWDAMAVKLDQNQPMAMSFYPKEGNPLWEKESTMAVKNTLLGYSNRTFEYPYPVAISVHAASIGMEYPMICFNFGRPNPDGSYTDSKKWGMISVIIHEVGHNFFPMIVNSDERQWTWMDEGLNTFLENLTSEEFYPDMPLKFGTPQTITAYMGGDKNHIRPVMTNSEQIMQFGYNAYGKPSAALYTLRNTIMGPELFDAAFKEYAQRWKFKSPTPADFFRTMEDASAVDLDWFWKGWFYTTDHVDLTVEDVKWYKLQPEEVSVEHNVQTKKGNLNEEEASAEANEETKEWPDTYEPLTVSDTDERFYGEFMNRQNDDAIRKQYEGKNIYEVTFKNEGGLVMPIIIQFNYADGTSETRKIPAEIWRKNENKASKVFALDKELASITLDPDQETADTDLSDNVFPRQEEKSKFDRFKDKNSRE, from the coding sequence ATGAGATATATTTCAGCGATGCTAACGCTTCTGTTAGGCTTTAGCACAGCCTGGGCGCAAGAAAGGCAGGAACATAAGGGAAAGTTTGAGCAGTTGGGAACCACCCTACCTACACCCAATGAGTACCGTACAGCCTCCGGTGCTCCTGGCTATAAGTACTGGCAACAGCAGGCCGACTATGATATAGAAGTTGAGCTTAATGATGACAAGCAATCTGTAAGGGGGGCGGAAAGAATTACTTATTATAATAATTCACCTGAGCCGCTTACCTATCTCTGGCTGCAGCTTGACCAGAATATGAGAGCGCAGGACTCTAATACGCCCATCACAGAACAAAGCAGTATAAGAGATTCTTTACCTGCCCGTATGTTTCAAAAATACGTGATGTACGAAGATAATTTTGACGGAGGTTTTGACATCAAATCTGTCACGGATGATAATGGAAAACCGCTGGAACACATTATCAACAAAACGATGATGAAGGTGGATCTGCCTCAGCCGCTTAATCCCGGAGAAAACTTCAGTTTTCACGTAGACTGGTCTTATAACATCAATGACCGTATGATGGATGGAGGTCGCTCTGGTTATGAGTATTTTCCTGAAGACGACAACTACCTTTATACCATTGCCCAGTTTTACCCTCGCATGGCAAGGTACGATGATGTGAATGGTTGGCAGAACAAACAGTTCTTAGGCAATGGAGAGTTTGCTCTTTCCTTCGGCGATTTTCAGGTGGCTATTACCGTACCTGAAGACCATATCGTAGCCGCTACCGGTGAGTTGCAAAATGCTAAGAATGTGCTCACTTCCGAGCAAAGCAAGAGATTGGCTCAGGCCAAAAATGAGTTTGAAAAACCAGTGATGATCGTGACCGAAGAAGAGGCAAGAGAAAATGAGCAAACCAAAGCCACTGGCAAAAAGACCTGGGTCTTTAAAGCTGACAGAGTACGAGATTTTGCCTTTGCCTCATCCCGTAAGTTTATCTGGGATGCTATGGCAGTAAAACTTGACCAAAACCAGCCTATGGCAATGTCTTTTTACCCTAAAGAAGGCAACCCACTTTGGGAAAAAGAGTCTACTATGGCGGTTAAGAATACCCTGCTAGGTTACTCAAACCGCACCTTTGAATATCCCTACCCGGTAGCCATTTCGGTTCATGCAGCTTCTATCGGCATGGAGTACCCCATGATCTGCTTCAATTTTGGCCGCCCTAACCCTGATGGTTCTTATACTGACAGCAAAAAGTGGGGGATGATTAGTGTGATTATCCATGAAGTAGGACACAACTTCTTTCCAATGATCGTGAACTCCGATGAACGTCAGTGGACATGGATGGACGAAGGTTTGAACACCTTTCTGGAAAACCTGACCAGTGAAGAGTTTTATCCTGATATGCCTCTCAAGTTTGGTACGCCGCAGACTATTACTGCTTACATGGGCGGCGATAAGAATCATATTCGCCCTGTTATGACTAACTCTGAGCAGATCATGCAGTTTGGATACAATGCTTACGGCAAGCCTTCTGCTGCACTCTATACCCTCCGCAATACGATTATGGGACCTGAACTATTTGATGCAGCTTTTAAAGAATATGCTCAGCGCTGGAAATTCAAAAGCCCTACTCCTGCTGACTTTTTCCGCACCATGGAAGATGCTTCTGCCGTAGACCTGGACTGGTTCTGGAAAGGCTGGTTCTATACCACCGATCATGTGGATCTTACCGTGGAGGATGTGAAATGGTACAAACTTCAACCTGAAGAAGTAAGTGTAGAGCACAACGTTCAGACCAAAAAAGGTAACCTTAATGAAGAAGAAGCTTCTGCGGAAGCCAATGAAGAAACTAAAGAATGGCCTGATACCTACGAACCGCTTACAGTTTCTGACACTGACGAGCGTTTCTACGGTGAGTTTATGAACCGACAGAATGATGACGCCATTCGTAAGCAGTACGAAGGTAAAAATATCTACGAAGTTACTTTTAAGAATGAAGGAGGCTTAGTGATGCCAATCATCATACAGTTCAATTATGCTGATGGCACTTCTGAAACGCGTAAGATTCCGGCTGAGATCTGGCGTAAGAATGAGAATAAGGCTAGTAAAGTATTTGCTTTGGATAAAGAACTGGCTTCTATCACGCTTGATCCTGATCAGGAAACTGCCGACACTGACTTAAGCGATAATGTTTTCCCAAGACAGGAAGAGAAGTCTAAGTTTGATCGGTTTAAGGACAAAAACTCCAGAGAATAG
- a CDS encoding response regulator: MHQVNILLVDDHQIIRDGIKLMLQSCDFINIAEEASNVTEALQVLERSSDIGMVISDISLPREDGFELLRAVKKNYDDVRFLFLSMYIEEQYALQAVEHGADGYLPKDVSVNALIGAIKTIREGDICYDKKISDLIIKAFINKNIRRYGIGESSRSLTKREKEILAQVIDGVSNANIAEKLDISVRTVENHRANILRKVGVKNTAELVRYTLQHDVLN; encoded by the coding sequence ATGCATCAGGTTAATATCCTTTTAGTGGATGATCATCAGATAATTCGTGACGGCATAAAATTAATGTTACAGAGTTGTGATTTTATCAACATAGCAGAAGAGGCTTCAAATGTTACAGAAGCACTACAGGTATTGGAGAGGAGTAGTGATATTGGCATGGTGATCTCAGATATTTCTTTGCCTAGAGAGGATGGCTTTGAGTTGCTCAGGGCAGTTAAGAAAAATTACGATGATGTTCGGTTTTTATTTCTGAGCATGTACATAGAAGAGCAATATGCATTACAGGCAGTAGAACACGGTGCTGACGGGTATCTCCCCAAAGATGTATCAGTAAATGCATTGATCGGAGCCATCAAGACAATTCGCGAAGGAGATATTTGCTATGATAAAAAAATATCAGATCTCATCATCAAGGCTTTTATCAATAAGAATATTCGCAGGTACGGCATAGGTGAGTCTAGCCGCTCACTTACTAAACGTGAAAAAGAGATTCTTGCTCAGGTGATTGATGGGGTAAGTAATGCAAACATAGCAGAAAAGCTGGACATCAGCGTACGTACAGTAGAAAACCATAGAGCCAATATTCTAAGAAAAGTAGGGGTGAAAAATACCGCAGAACTGGTTCGTTATACATTACAGCATGATGTGCTGAACTGA
- a CDS encoding phospho-sugar mutase produces MDIKIKEKAQKWLDSNIDDESKLTIKKMLQDSNEEELVDAFYKDLEFGTGGLRGVMGVGSNRINKYTVGMATQGLSNYLLQTYPDKDISVAIAHDSRNNSRYFAQVTADVFSANGIKVYFFDDLRPTPELSFAIRTLNCDSGVVLTASHNPKEYNGYKAYWNDGGQLIAPHDKNVIREVGKIEGINAVKFDKDESKIQVIGKDIDDQYLSMLKGLSLSPEAIERQKDLKIVFTSIHGTAIKLVPPALEKLGFTNVHIVQEQAKPDGNFPTVVYPNPEESEALDIALKQATEIDADILMGTDPDADRVGIAAKNPHGKFQLLNGNQTGSMLIHYLLKMWQEKGKLDGKQFVAKTIVTTDLIEKIAENFDVSCYDTLTGFKYIAALIREKEGQEEFIGGGEESYGYLFGDKVRDKDAVASCVMIAEMAAYVKDQGMSLFDFLLDTYLKFGLYHERLHSLTKKGKSGVEEIQQMMLDLRNDPPKTIGGEKVVKIIDYQEGKEKDMTNGDVKPIDFPESNVLQFFTEGGSKISARPSGTEPKIKFYFSIRGELDNKSDYDKKVEQLEEKISGIIREMQI; encoded by the coding sequence ATGGATATTAAAATAAAAGAAAAAGCCCAAAAATGGTTAGATAGCAATATTGACGATGAGAGTAAACTCACCATCAAAAAAATGTTGCAAGACAGTAATGAAGAGGAACTGGTTGATGCCTTTTATAAGGATCTGGAATTTGGTACCGGAGGACTAAGAGGCGTGATGGGAGTAGGCTCAAATCGTATCAATAAATATACGGTGGGTATGGCCACTCAGGGACTGAGTAATTATCTTTTACAAACCTATCCTGATAAAGACATTAGCGTGGCCATTGCTCACGACAGTAGAAACAATAGCCGTTACTTCGCCCAGGTAACCGCAGATGTCTTCTCTGCCAATGGCATCAAAGTTTACTTTTTTGATGACCTAAGGCCTACACCGGAACTTTCGTTTGCAATTCGTACGCTTAACTGCGATAGTGGAGTAGTGCTCACTGCCTCTCATAACCCCAAAGAATATAATGGGTACAAAGCCTACTGGAACGACGGAGGGCAGTTGATAGCGCCTCACGATAAAAATGTCATTCGTGAAGTAGGTAAAATTGAGGGCATCAATGCTGTAAAGTTTGATAAAGACGAAAGCAAAATTCAAGTCATAGGCAAAGACATAGATGACCAGTACCTGAGTATGTTAAAAGGGCTTTCGCTATCTCCTGAAGCGATTGAGCGACAGAAAGACCTGAAGATTGTTTTTACCTCTATTCATGGTACGGCTATCAAGCTCGTTCCTCCCGCATTAGAAAAACTCGGTTTTACGAATGTGCACATTGTGCAGGAGCAAGCTAAGCCAGATGGTAATTTTCCTACTGTGGTGTATCCCAACCCTGAAGAGTCTGAAGCTTTAGATATTGCGCTCAAGCAAGCCACTGAAATAGATGCTGATATCCTAATGGGAACAGACCCTGACGCTGACCGGGTGGGTATAGCTGCAAAAAACCCTCACGGAAAATTTCAATTGCTTAATGGGAATCAGACTGGTAGCATGCTGATTCACTACCTTCTGAAAATGTGGCAGGAGAAAGGTAAGCTAGACGGTAAACAGTTTGTTGCTAAAACAATTGTGACTACCGACCTGATTGAGAAAATAGCTGAAAACTTTGATGTCAGTTGTTACGATACGCTTACCGGGTTCAAATATATCGCTGCTTTGATTCGGGAAAAAGAAGGACAAGAAGAGTTCATCGGAGGGGGAGAGGAAAGCTACGGATATCTTTTCGGGGATAAAGTAAGAGATAAAGATGCAGTGGCTTCCTGTGTAATGATTGCCGAGATGGCAGCTTACGTTAAAGATCAGGGTATGAGCCTGTTTGACTTCCTCTTAGATACCTATCTGAAGTTTGGTTTATACCATGAACGTTTGCACTCACTAACCAAGAAAGGTAAAAGTGGAGTAGAAGAAATACAGCAGATGATGCTGGATCTGAGAAATGATCCTCCGAAGACCATAGGAGGGGAGAAAGTAGTTAAGATCATAGATTATCAGGAAGGTAAGGAAAAGGATATGACAAATGGAGATGTCAAACCTATTGACTTTCCAGAGTCTAATGTGCTACAGTTTTTTACTGAAGGAGGAAGCAAAATATCAGCCCGTCCGTCCGGCACCGAGCCCAAGATAAAGTTCTACTTTAGCATCAGAGGGGAACTGGATAACAAATCAGACTATGACAAGAAAGTAGAACAACTGGAAGAGAAAATTTCTGGAATTATTCGGGAAATGCAGATATAA